In Campylobacter concisus, a single window of DNA contains:
- a CDS encoding 4Fe-4S dicluster domain-containing protein, giving the protein MIIKENVPVWVDESRCKACDVCVSYCPAGVLAMRLEPKAVLGKMIEVVYADSCIGCRDCELHCPDFAIYVAEKGFKFAKLTPESKERAAAVKANKFAKLGESA; this is encoded by the coding sequence ATGATAATAAAAGAAAATGTACCTGTTTGGGTCGATGAGAGCAGGTGTAAGGCCTGTGATGTCTGCGTGAGCTACTGCCCAGCAGGCGTGCTAGCGATGAGGCTTGAGCCAAAAGCAGTGCTTGGTAAGATGATAGAGGTCGTCTATGCTGACTCATGCATAGGCTGTCGCGACTGTGAGCTTCACTGTCCTGATTTTGCCATTTATGTGGCTGAAAAAGGCTTTAAATTTGCAAAGCTAACGCCTGAGAGCAAAGAGCGAGCTGCTGCTGTAAAGGCAAATAAATTTGCAAAGCTTGGAGAGAGCGCATGA
- a CDS encoding lactate/malate family dehydrogenase — translation MKISIVGAGNVGASIAYALCMREVCDEIALVDIFGDVARAKAIDLAQSSCVFNAKTTVCGGDDFMLIEGSDIVVVTAGSPRKEGQTREDLLLKNAVVVKQMAQNIAKFAPNAVIIVVTNPLDVMVWTAHKFSGFSKNKVIGMAGELDGARCRYELAILKDKDAKELKTKIIGAHNDEMIVSASNISENLNENELAILKKETSTGGAKIVKLLGTSAYYAPAAAVVKMCETIMGKSDEILSASVLLDDELSCGRLVRLGREGLKEILELNINESEQEQLSKSEADIRKNIKFLKESLD, via the coding sequence ATGAAAATAAGTATAGTTGGAGCTGGAAACGTCGGTGCAAGCATAGCTTATGCGCTTTGTATGAGGGAGGTTTGCGATGAGATCGCGCTTGTGGATATATTTGGTGACGTGGCACGTGCAAAGGCTATCGATCTAGCGCAGTCAAGCTGCGTTTTTAATGCTAAAACTACCGTTTGCGGTGGCGATGACTTTATGCTAATAGAGGGCAGTGATATAGTAGTGGTAACTGCTGGAAGCCCAAGAAAAGAGGGTCAAACAAGAGAGGACTTGCTCCTTAAAAATGCCGTTGTTGTAAAACAAATGGCTCAAAATATCGCAAAATTTGCACCAAATGCGGTGATAATCGTCGTGACAAATCCGCTTGATGTGATGGTCTGGACGGCTCATAAATTTAGTGGTTTTAGCAAAAATAAAGTGATCGGCATGGCTGGTGAACTAGATGGGGCAAGATGCAGATATGAGCTAGCAATTCTAAAAGATAAAGATGCAAAAGAGCTAAAGACAAAGATAATTGGCGCTCACAACGACGAGATGATCGTATCTGCTAGTAATATCAGCGAAAATTTAAACGAAAATGAGTTGGCAATTCTTAAAAAAGAGACAAGCACAGGTGGCGCAAAGATCGTTAAGCTTCTTGGCACTTCAGCTTACTATGCACCAGCGGCTGCAGTTGTGAAGATGTGTGAAACGATCATGGGCAAGAGTGATGAAATTTTAAGTGCTAGCGTGCTTCTTGATGATGAGCTAAGTTGCGGCAGGCTAGTAAGGCTTGGACGCGAGGGCTTAAAAGAAATTTTAGAGCTAAATATAAATGAAAGTGAGCAAGAGCAGCTAAGTAAAAGCGAAGCTGATATTAGAAAAAACATTAAATTTTTAAAAGAAAGTTTGGATTAG
- a CDS encoding NADP-dependent isocitrate dehydrogenase: protein MSDIIWTKTDEAPLFASYSLFPIVKSFLSRADISITRADISLAGRILSLFSKELGLNKADELELLGELTSHKEANIIKLPNISATLVQLKAAIEELRSKGINVPFYPDEIITDYDEEIAKKYQKVLGSAVNPVLRQGNSDRRVLPPVKEFAKKHPHSNGDWDKTNKTKICYMQKGDFYENECSIIASKDEKFYINFISLDGKKELLKELAVQSGEVVDAAYLSVDELDKFYESCFDEAKKENLTLSLHLKCTMMKVSDPVIFAHAIKSYFKEVFELFDEEFKAHGVEAKNGLKDMFSKISTLKNKDEILAKFDEILSKKAKIWALNENASNFDVPNDVIIDASVPALIRNSGKVKDRSGELNFSLCMIPDKTYARVYEACVADFKEHGALDVSKIGSVANVGLMAKKAEEYGSHDKTFIAKEDGEFVVFDEAGESIFKFSVKKGDIFRMTQAKDDAINAWFELALKRGEISKDELIFWLDSSRVHDRNLIAKFEKFREKFASAGLKFEILNYEQATKKSLQAIRAGKNVISVTGNVLRDYLTDLFPIFELGGSSKMLSVVPLLAGGAMFETGAGGTAPTLVKELKEKNHLLWDSLGEFLALSASLEHLAFAKQKKEAKELSDALNRAVASYLDENKTPNATLDTRESHFYLALFWAREMAKSGGILSKIFENLVDELEKNESKILKEIRQNDGASVEFGGYYLPDEVRANEVMRPSKILNQIIG, encoded by the coding sequence ATGAGTGATATTATCTGGACCAAAACCGACGAAGCACCGCTTTTTGCAAGCTACTCTCTCTTTCCTATCGTAAAGAGCTTTTTATCACGTGCTGACATTAGCATAACAAGGGCCGATATTAGCCTAGCTGGTAGAATTTTATCTCTTTTTAGCAAGGAGCTTGGACTAAATAAGGCCGATGAGCTAGAACTTTTGGGTGAGCTTACCAGTCACAAAGAGGCAAATATCATAAAACTGCCAAACATCTCAGCTACGCTCGTTCAGTTAAAAGCGGCTATTGAGGAGCTTAGAAGCAAAGGCATAAACGTGCCTTTTTATCCAGATGAGATCATCACTGACTACGACGAAGAGATTGCTAAAAAATACCAAAAAGTACTAGGAAGTGCAGTAAATCCAGTGCTAAGACAAGGAAACTCAGATAGAAGAGTCTTGCCACCAGTTAAAGAATTTGCCAAAAAGCATCCTCACAGCAACGGCGACTGGGACAAGACAAATAAGACAAAAATTTGCTACATGCAAAAGGGTGATTTTTATGAGAATGAGTGCTCAATCATCGCTAGTAAGGATGAGAAATTTTATATAAATTTTATAAGTTTAGATGGCAAAAAAGAGCTTTTAAAAGAGCTTGCCGTTCAAAGTGGCGAGGTCGTAGACGCGGCATATCTAAGCGTAGATGAGCTAGATAAATTTTATGAAAGCTGCTTTGACGAGGCAAAAAAGGAGAATTTGACCTTGAGTCTGCATCTAAAATGCACGATGATGAAGGTTAGTGACCCAGTCATCTTTGCTCATGCGATAAAGAGCTATTTTAAAGAGGTTTTTGAGCTGTTTGATGAGGAGTTTAAAGCTCACGGCGTTGAGGCAAAAAATGGTTTAAAAGATATGTTTTCTAAAATTTCAACTCTTAAAAATAAAGATGAAATTTTGGCTAAATTTGATGAAATTTTGAGCAAAAAAGCAAAAATTTGGGCGCTAAATGAAAATGCCAGCAACTTTGATGTGCCAAATGACGTCATCATCGATGCCTCCGTGCCTGCGCTCATTAGAAACTCTGGCAAGGTAAAAGATAGAAGTGGCGAGCTAAATTTCTCGCTTTGCATGATCCCAGATAAAACATACGCTAGGGTTTATGAGGCTTGTGTAGCGGACTTTAAGGAGCATGGCGCGCTTGATGTGAGCAAGATCGGTAGCGTAGCAAACGTGGGGCTCATGGCTAAAAAGGCTGAGGAGTACGGCAGCCACGATAAGACTTTCATCGCAAAAGAAGATGGAGAATTTGTAGTTTTTGATGAGGCTGGTGAGAGTATCTTTAAATTTAGCGTCAAAAAGGGCGACATTTTTAGGATGACTCAGGCAAAGGATGATGCGATAAATGCGTGGTTCGAGCTTGCTTTAAAAAGAGGCGAAATCTCAAAAGATGAGCTTATATTTTGGCTAGATAGTAGCCGTGTTCACGATAGAAATTTGATAGCTAAATTTGAAAAATTTAGAGAGAAATTTGCTAGCGCTGGCTTAAAATTTGAAATTTTAAACTATGAGCAAGCAACTAAAAAATCGCTTCAAGCAATAAGAGCTGGCAAAAACGTAATAAGTGTAACTGGTAACGTTTTAAGAGACTATCTAACTGATCTTTTCCCGATCTTTGAGCTAGGTGGTAGCTCAAAAATGCTCTCAGTCGTGCCACTACTTGCTGGTGGGGCAATGTTTGAAACAGGTGCTGGTGGAACGGCTCCGACGCTCGTAAAAGAGCTAAAAGAGAAAAATCACCTACTTTGGGACAGCTTGGGTGAGTTTTTAGCGCTTAGTGCTTCACTCGAGCACTTGGCATTTGCTAAGCAAAAAAAAGAAGCAAAAGAGCTAAGTGATGCGCTAAATAGAGCGGTTGCTAGCTATCTAGACGAAAACAAAACTCCAAATGCCACTCTTGATACTAGGGAGTCACACTTCTATCTGGCACTTTTTTGGGCAAGAGAGATGGCAAAAAGTGGCGGGATTTTAAGTAAAATTTTTGAAAATTTAGTAGACGAGCTAGAGAAAAATGAGAGCAAAATTTTAAAAGAGATAAGACAAAATGATGGTGCTAGCGTGGAATTTGGCGGATATTATTTGCCAGATGAAGTGAGGGCAAATGAGGTCATGAGACCAAGTAAAATTTTAAATCAAATAATAGGATGA
- the mltG gene encoding endolytic transglycosylase MltG, translating to MIKNFMKKPYLDIFFDIVAIIFLSIFVYLARPINTSKVVFIPKGSVGEIISYLANRNFNLSVIDKYAILFIGSPQSGWIEIGQDKISRVDFLKKLAKSKAALTEITLIPGETTIVFLNQIAAQLGLDPVKLNSEYNALAPVSDGFLMPNTYKIPIGISERHLAFYLVNSSRKAQSDISNKIFGEYNEKKWFKILTIASIIQKEAANDAEMPLVASVIYNRLNKGMRLQMDGTLNYGIYSHDVITAERIRSDMSEFNTYLNDGIPPSPVCSVSISAIKAAINPAKSDYLYFVLDKKAKKHIFSKTLSEHNQNIGK from the coding sequence ATGATAAAAAATTTTATGAAAAAGCCATATTTAGACATTTTTTTTGATATCGTAGCCATCATTTTCCTAAGTATTTTTGTCTATTTGGCACGCCCTATAAACACAAGCAAGGTCGTTTTTATACCAAAGGGAAGTGTGGGCGAGATTATATCTTATTTAGCTAATCGCAACTTTAACTTAAGCGTGATAGACAAATACGCCATACTTTTTATCGGCTCTCCACAATCTGGCTGGATAGAGATCGGCCAAGACAAAATTTCAAGGGTTGATTTTTTAAAAAAACTTGCAAAATCAAAAGCAGCTTTAACCGAGATAACGCTAATACCAGGCGAAACGACTATCGTTTTTTTAAACCAGATCGCTGCTCAGCTAGGACTTGACCCAGTTAAGCTAAATAGCGAATATAACGCTCTTGCTCCAGTGAGTGATGGCTTTTTGATGCCAAATACATACAAAATCCCAATAGGTATCAGCGAAAGGCACCTTGCTTTTTATCTTGTAAATTCATCAAGAAAGGCTCAAAGTGATATTAGCAATAAAATTTTTGGTGAATACAACGAGAAAAAATGGTTTAAAATTTTAACGATCGCTTCGATCATTCAAAAAGAAGCGGCAAATGATGCTGAGATGCCACTTGTCGCCTCAGTCATTTATAACCGCCTAAATAAGGGCATGAGGTTGCAGATGGATGGCACACTAAACTACGGAATTTATTCGCATGATGTGATCACGGCTGAGCGTATAAGAAGCGATATGAGCGAGTTTAATACCTATCTAAACGACGGCATTCCGCCAAGTCCAGTCTGCTCGGTCTCAATAAGTGCGATCAAAGCGGCGATAAATCCTGCAAAGAGCGATTATTTATACTTTGTGCTTGACAAAAAGGCGAAAAAACACATTTTTTCAAAAACCTTAAGCGAGCACAACCAAAATATAGGAAAATAG